The segment CTCCTCCTGCGAGCCGCCGGCCTCCATGAGCGGGATCAGCTCGCGCGCGACGTAGGGCAGCGTCACGAAGAGCGTCGCGACGATGATCCCCGGCAGCGCGAAGATGATCTTGACGCCGTGGGCCGCGAAGTGCCGGCCGAGGATCCCCGCGTCGCCGAGCAGCAGGATGAAGACCAGGCCCGAGACGACCGGCGAGATCGACAGCGGCAGCTCGATCAGCGAGGAGAGCAGCCGGCGGCCCGGGAAGCGGAAGCGGGTGACGGCCCAGGCCGCCGCCAGGCCGAAGGCGAGGTTCGCGGCGACGACGATGGCCGTGACCGTCAGCGTCAGCCGCACCGAGAAGAGCGTCTCGGGGTCGCGCACCGCCTCCCAGAAGGCGCCCGCGCCCTTGGCGAAGGCCTCGGCGAAGACCACCGCCAGCGGCAGCACCAGGAAGAGGGCGACGACCGCCAGCGCCGCGGCCGTCAGCAGGAGGCGGACCGCGAGCGGGTCGCGCGCGGCGGACCGGGAGGCGGGGGCCGGGCCGCTAATCCGCGCGCGGG is part of the bacterium genome and harbors:
- the cysW gene encoding sulfate ABC transporter permease subunit CysW; amino-acid sequence: MSGPAPASRSAARDPLAVRLLLTAAALAVVALFLVLPLAVVFAEAFAKGAGAFWEAVRDPETLFSVRLTLTVTAIVVAANLAFGLAAAWAVTRFRFPGRRLLSSLIELPLSISPVVSGLVFILLLGDAGILGRHFAAHGVKIIFALPGIIVATLFVTLPYVARELIPLMEAGGSQEEEAALTLGARGWQIFRRVTLPNISWGLLYGIVLASARALGEFGAVSVVSGHVRGETTTVPLQVEILYNEYHFAAAFAVASLLSLLALFTVAVKKLLQRRVAAGRSGGAAAAGGVA